Proteins from a genomic interval of Desulfofustis limnaeus:
- a CDS encoding glycosyltransferase family 2 protein, with translation MEKLPITVILAAKNEAANLPRCFSALGPVAHVVLLDSHSTDDTAEIARRWGAEVLQFDYKGGYPKKRQWALDTLPIDTPWVLLLDADEVIPEKLWCEIAEVITEKSKYDAFMVTKGFHFLGRRMVYGGFSHSAILLFKTGKASFERIFDDDPSGLDMEVHERVMVDGTIGRLTTPLIHEDFKGLEAYISRHNKYSTWEARLRYLYLTTGSYGRETITPKLFGNSQERRRALKKLVVRLPFEPWLWFWYHYFFKLGFLEGREGLIACRIRASYINQVRAKIYELKLKGSGF, from the coding sequence ATGGAAAAATTACCCATCACGGTGATACTTGCGGCAAAAAACGAAGCTGCAAATTTACCTCGTTGTTTTTCAGCATTGGGGCCAGTTGCACATGTTGTTTTGCTTGATTCGCACAGCACTGATGACACTGCTGAGATTGCTCGGCGATGGGGAGCTGAGGTTCTCCAGTTTGATTATAAAGGTGGTTATCCCAAAAAACGGCAGTGGGCGTTGGATACTTTGCCTATAGACACTCCATGGGTATTGTTGCTGGATGCGGATGAGGTGATTCCGGAGAAACTGTGGTGCGAAATAGCAGAAGTAATTACTGAAAAATCAAAATACGATGCCTTTATGGTGACTAAGGGATTTCATTTTCTTGGGCGCCGGATGGTGTATGGTGGTTTTTCCCACTCTGCAATACTGCTTTTCAAGACTGGAAAGGCTAGTTTTGAACGAATCTTCGATGATGATCCTAGCGGCCTTGATATGGAAGTACATGAGCGTGTAATGGTTGATGGGACTATCGGAAGGCTTACTACACCGCTCATTCATGAGGATTTTAAAGGACTAGAAGCATACATATCTCGACATAACAAGTACTCTACATGGGAAGCTCGCCTTCGTTACCTTTATCTTACTACCGGTAGTTATGGTCGAGAAACTATTACTCCGAAACTGTTTGGAAACTCTCAGGAGAGGCGCCGTGCTTTAAAAAAGTTGGTTGTCCGACTTCCTTTCGAGCCGTGGTTGTGGTTTTGGTATCATTATTTCTTTAAATTAGGTTTCCTTGAAGGAAGAGAGGGATTGATTGCCTGTCGGATACGAGCGAGTTATATCAATCAGGTACGAGCAAAGATTTATGAATTGAAGTTGAAAGGTAGTGGTTTCTAA
- a CDS encoding methyltransferase domain-containing protein produces MSQANACFPGLRLEQGSAYENLFAQYGSFPVVISLEVVAHVYFPRRWASTLFALVEQGGTAIVSTPYHGYWKNLAMAVTGKMDGHFSVLWDHDHIKFWSVDTLDRLLREAGFGDIRLRRVERIPALAKSMVAIARK; encoded by the coding sequence TTCCCGGCCTTCGCCTCGAACAGGGGTCGGCCTATGAAAATCTTTTTGCACAGTATGGTAGCTTTCCCGTAGTGATCAGCTTGGAGGTTGTTGCACATGTGTATTTTCCCCGACGTTGGGCTTCAACGCTATTCGCCCTTGTGGAGCAGGGAGGTACCGCAATTGTATCCACTCCTTATCACGGATACTGGAAAAATCTGGCAATGGCCGTGACCGGCAAGATGGATGGTCATTTTTCAGTCCTATGGGATCATGACCACATAAAGTTCTGGTCTGTCGATACATTGGACCGTCTTTTGCGTGAGGCGGGTTTTGGTGACATCCGTTTGAGGCGGGTGGAGCGCATACCTGCACTGGCTAAGTCGATGGTCGCAATAGCTCGCAAGTAA